The DNA segment AACATTAAGAGCAGTCAATCCGGAGTGCTGAACTTCTTCATTGGACAGGCCCTTCAGAACAAGCAGCTGACGATATTCGGTGAGGGTCGTCAAAAGCGCAATGTGCTGTATGTGGACGATTGCGTGGATGCGATTCTGACTGCGGCGACGTCGCAGTCGAGTTGGGGTGAGGTCTTTTTTGCGTCGGGAGATGAAGAGCACGCGATCACGGATTTCGCGCAGATGGTCATAGACGCCATTGGGAAGGGCTCTATAGCGCACGTTTCGTGGGACAACGACTGGAAAGGACTCGACGTAGGAAACATATCGGTCTCGAATCGGAAGATAAGGGATACGCTTGCTTGGGCTCCACGCACGTCCGTTAAAGAGGGATTGGAGTCAACCCGGGACTACTTCGGATCGCGCATGACGGAATACGTGAAATGAGCGCGCAAGCGCCGGAACGTGCGGTCAAACCGGGGATTTCCGTCTTCTATCCGTTCTACAACGATTGGGGAACGATGGGGAGCATGGTCTTGTTGACCCTTGAGACGGTGGAACGGCTTGGAGTCGAATACGACGTGACAATCGTCAACGACGGAAGTCATGATCCTCGGAATCGCGCCGTGCTGGACGAAATCGAACGTCGCTTTCCGTCCGTTCGTGTGTTGCATCACGAAAAGAATCGAGGCTATGGGGGTGCGTTGCGGAGCGGGTTCGCGGCGGGCACTCGTGAATGGATCTTCTACACGGACGGCGACGCGCAGTACGACGTGCGCGAACTTGAAGAGCTATACAAGCAGGCGGGGCCGGAGGTCGACCTTGTCCAGGGATACAAGATCGCCCGCGGCGACCCGCTGCACCGGATCGTCATCGGGCGGATTTACCACCACTTCGTTCGACTCATCTTCGGTATTCGCGTGCGCGACACGGACTGTGATTTTCGTCTCTTACGCCGTTCGATGTTTGACGACTTCACTCTGGAAAGCGACAGCGGCACGATATGCGTGGAGTTGATGTTCAGGATTAAGAAAGGTGGTTACCGAATTGTGGAAGTGCCGGTACACCACTTCCAGCGCGCACATGGACGCTCTCAGTTCTTCAACTTCCCCAGGCTGGCGCGCACCTTGCGCCAGTTGGTCCAGCTCTGGTTCAAGCTCGTCGTTTTTGGCAAGTAGGGTGCGCTTCAGTACAGTGCGCGGACGGTGATCAGCAGCCCCAGGATGAACAAGGGGACGCCTATCAGTGCTCCTATGACTGACGAAATCAGAATCCAGCCGACAAACATGAAGATGACGCCCAGCACGAGGGCCACCAGAATCCCGGTCAGTTTGACGATGTAGGTGACAAGTCTCCATGCCAAAATGATGGGCCACAACAAGATGGGCGTGCGGCGCTTGACTGCGGTAGTAGCCATAATCGAGACTCCGGGTTATTCCTCCCGGTAAGATGCGCGCTGGCGTGGCGAGGGTTTACGCGAACCTTCGGGAGCGTCCGCCATCGCGGAAAGACTGAATATCACCGGCTCGCTTCAGCAACACGCCAATCAAAGGGGGATTCTTTGGATCGGGTCGCAAACCGGTATGCTCCAAGGCGCCAATCCAGTTCAGCAATTCGCTGGTGGCAGGCGGTTTCTCAAAACCGCGTTCCCTCAGTTCGTAGAAGATGGTAATCGCGGCTTCCATCAACCCCGCGTTGGTCCGAGGATAGTGCAGTTTGACGATTTCAAGCATCTGCTCCGGGGAAGGAAACGCGATGTGGTGGCAGTAGCAACGACGCAGGAACGGATCCGAGAGCTCGCGTTTGGCGTTGGAAGTGATGAATATCGCGGGTCGAACCCGGGCTTTGATAGTCTCGTTAACTTCGCGAATCGTGAATTGGCACTCGTCGAGGATATCCAGCAAATTGTCCTGAACATCGGACTCCGTCTTATCGATTTCGTCCAGAAGAAGCACCACCTTCGTATCCGCGAGAAAGGCGCGTCCGATGGGACCCCAGATCACATAATCGAAGAAGCGGTCGACATTTCGGCCGGTGGTGCCGGTTCCGAAGCGGGCATCGTTCAGGCGAAGCACGGTATCCTGTGTATAGCAGGCTTCTTCCCCTTTGATGGTGGACTTTGCGCGGAGGATCTCGGTATTCATACCCAAGGCGCGCGCGACTTCGAGCGCCAGTTGGGTCTTGCCCGTGCCCGCCTCGCCGGTGAGGAGCAGCGGCTTCTCCATCGCGAGAGAAATATTCACAACAGACGCCAATTCGGGATCGAGGTAATAGCGATCTGTCCCACGAAAGACGAGTTCCGTTCGGCTGTGCATGGCTTCTCCAGGAGTCAGCAAACTAAGACCGTAGATAGTGTATCAGCATCAGTGCCATCCCGCAATTTGCACGGCGCAACGGAACGCCGGCGTGAATTGTCCACATGGAGCGCGTTGAGGCTTGCCTTTGTGGATTCGGAGAGTACACCATAGTTCGCGATTTGCACCGGCGCGATTGAGCGTCGGCGCGAATTGCTCACGTGCAAGACGTTCAGGTTATGCCATGAGGCTTTCTCGCGAACACACGCTGTTTTTGGAGAACCGCTTTGTTTTTCGCCGCGAGTCTCGCAAATACGCTGGTTACGAGAGAGGTTCAAGTGTGTTCGTGAGAAGTCTGGGCTAAGGTCTTGGGAATCGGCAAAGGCTGCGGATAAGAGGCTCAATTTATGATCCGAGTGTACTCAGTTCGAGCGATAAACATGCCGTTTAGGTCTATGCTCATTGCCGGGCTGGTCTCGATGGCTGGGCTATCCGCATATGTTTATGCGGGCGACGAAGCCGCCAAGGCCGAGCGAAAACCCGCGCCGGTCATGAGTCATGAGGGCGTCGATTGGCTGGAGCGGCCCGAGCGCGACAAGGAAGAGCAACCCGATGTCGTCTTGAAGGCTATGAGTCTTCGGGATGGCAATGTGGTAGTCGATTTGGGATGCGGGTCCGGTTACTTCAGCCGCCGGCTTGCCAAAAGCGTAGCGCCCTCGGGCAAGGTCTATGCGGTGGATATTCAGGCCGAGTTTCTTGAGGAGTTAAAGAAGCGGTGCAAGCAGGAAGACATCACCAACGTTGAGCCCGTCCTGGGAACTGAGGACGATCCGAAGGTGGCGCCGGGTATCGCGGATTGGGTTCTGCTCGTGGACGTCTACCATGAGTTTCAGCAACCGTCGGCGATGTTGGCGAAAATCCATGCCCTGCTGAAACCGGAAGGGCGCGTTGCCCTGGTTGAGTACCGGCTGGAGGGCGATTCGGCCAATCACATCAAGTTGGAGCACCGAATGTCCGTGGAGCAGGTGACTCGGGAGTGGAAAGCGGCGGGATTTGTGTTAGCTCAGTTGATTGAGAGCCTTCCCTCTCAACATTTGTTCCTCTTCAAGAAGGCAGCGGCCCCGTCTCAATGAGCATGAACGGGAGTAAGGTATCCGCATTCCATGATGTCGCGTAACGCGAAGGGAGAGATTGCCCCCATGGTGATACGTCGAGTCTTTGCAGCGGTCGTGTGTGCAGTAGTGCTCTTTGCCGCCTCGGCAAACGCTGGGTACCGCGAAATCCACAAACCCAACACGGCTGACCCGATGGCGGTTCGAATCTTCGAATTGGACAACGGACTGCGGGTTTACCTGACCGAAGACCACGAGTCGCCGCGCTTCTATGCGGAAATAGCCGTCCGGGCAGGCAGCAAGAACGACCCTCCGGAAACGACCGGATTGGCACATTACCTGGAGCACTTGCTGTTCAAGGGGACGGAGAACATTGGCACAACCGATTATGCGGCAGAGCGCAGTCATATCGATCGGATTACAGAACTGTATGAGGAACATTTTCGCGAGTCAGACCCTGAGAAGCGCAAGGCAATCTATGCGGAGATCAATCGCGAATCGCAATTGGCAGCGCAATACGCCATTCCCAACGAACTCGACAAACTGTATAAGACCATGGGCGGCACGGGCCTGAACGCACACACCTCCGTGGAAGAGACGGTGTACAAGGTCAATTTGCCGTCCAACCGGCTTGAGCAGTGGGCGGCAATCGAATCGGAGCGATTTTCCAGTCCCGTGTTTCGTCTATTCCAGCCGGAGCTCGAGATTGTGTATGAAGAAAAGAACCGGTCGATGGACAACAAGGAATGGGGCTTCTGGGAAGCCGTGGCGTCCGTCTTGTATAAGCACCATCCTTACGGCCAGCAGACAGTGCTTGGTTCTGTGGAACACCTCAAAAAGCCGTCCTTGGTGAACATTCACAATTTCTACAACACCTATTACGTACCGAACAACATGGCGATCTGTATTTCCGGCGACATTGACGTCGACGCCACGATGGCGATTATTGAGCGCTACTTCGAACGTTGGGAACCCAAGAAGCTGCCGAAGGCCCAGCATTGGCGTGAGAAGCCGCTACGCGGACCGGAGCGGCTGACCGTGAAGTACAAAGGAGAGCCTTACGTGCTGTTGGCATTCCGGACTGTGGCGCAAGACAGCCGGGACGCGGATGCCTTGGAACTGTTTGATATGGTTCTATCGAACGCGTCCGCGGGTCTCATCGACCTCAATCTGAACCAGCAACAGCGCGTTCGAAGCGCCGGGGCATACCCCGAGATCCAGAATGACTACGGAGCGCAATTCCTGTGGGGAATCCCCAAAGACGGCCAGTCGTTGGAGGACGTCGAGAGACTACTCTTGGAGCAGGTGGAGCTTGTGAAGCAGGGCAAGATAGAGGACTGGGTCGTACCCGCCATCATTCTCGACTACAAGAAGGGCCTGAAGGCAGGACTCGAATCGGACGAGGCGAGAGTGAAGATGATGCGGAGCAGCTTCATTTCGCACGAAGAATGGGACCATACCATCGCAAAGATTGCGCGCATGGAGAAGCTGACGAAACAAGACGTAATACGGGTCGCGAAGAAGTACTTCAAGGGAGACTACGTTGCGGGCTATCGCGTCGATGAACAACAAGAAGTGACGCGTATCGAAAAGCCCGCCATTGACAAGATCAACATCGATCCCAACCGGCAATCCGAGTTTGCGAAGAAGATACTGGCCATGCCGGTTAAGGAGATCGAGCCTGTCTTCGTCGATCCGCAAAAAGACTATAGGGTCGTGGAACTTCCTGGAGGCTCCAAGCTCTACCACGTCTCCAATCCGGTAAACGACCTGTTTTCGTTCACCATATCCGTCGACGTAGGCAATTGGGAAGACAATCGATTTGGAATAGCCACGGGCCTGCTCGACAAGTCGGGCACGGCACGGCTTAGCCCGGCCGATTTGAAGAAGGAGTGGTACAAGCTCGGGGCAAGTTTCGGAGTAGGTTCCGGCGACCAGACGACTTCACTATCGATCTCCGGGATTGACGAGAACTTTGAGAAGACGATGGCTCTTATGGCTGAGGCGTTAAACTCGCCTACCAGCGACAAGGCCGCGTTGGACGAGTTGATCCGCATTACGCTGGTACAACGGGAAGACGCGAAGAAGGACGCGCCGGTCATCGCGAATGCGCTCT comes from the Candidatus Hydrogenedentota bacterium genome and includes:
- a CDS encoding insulinase family protein; this translates as MVIRRVFAAVVCAVVLFAASANAGYREIHKPNTADPMAVRIFELDNGLRVYLTEDHESPRFYAEIAVRAGSKNDPPETTGLAHYLEHLLFKGTENIGTTDYAAERSHIDRITELYEEHFRESDPEKRKAIYAEINRESQLAAQYAIPNELDKLYKTMGGTGLNAHTSVEETVYKVNLPSNRLEQWAAIESERFSSPVFRLFQPELEIVYEEKNRSMDNKEWGFWEAVASVLYKHHPYGQQTVLGSVEHLKKPSLVNIHNFYNTYYVPNNMAICISGDIDVDATMAIIERYFERWEPKKLPKAQHWREKPLRGPERLTVKYKGEPYVLLAFRTVAQDSRDADALELFDMVLSNASAGLIDLNLNQQQRVRSAGAYPEIQNDYGAQFLWGIPKDGQSLEDVERLLLEQVELVKQGKIEDWVVPAIILDYKKGLKAGLESDEARVKMMRSSFISHEEWDHTIAKIARMEKLTKQDVIRVAKKYFKGDYVAGYRVDEQQEVTRIEKPAIDKINIDPNRQSEFAKKILAMPVKEIEPVFVDPQKDYRVVELPGGSKLYHVSNPVNDLFSFTISVDVGNWEDNRFGIATGLLDKSGTARLSPADLKKEWYKLGASFGVGSGDQTTSLSISGIDENFEKTMALMAEALNSPTSDKAALDELIRITLVQREDAKKDAPVIANALSLYNKYGSESPMLRALPSENLKQLTAEELYALVKGLLGYKATVYYVGTLSPERVKEVFERSFPCNAPLADPPPYRHLSPRTPEHNEIYFFDKEMAQAQIRLEFGTGLVDENDFVGGQLYSNYFSGSMAGVVFQELREARALAYSAWAVYSRGERLGDMDLLMGTIGTQVDKAAEATTTFIDIMDNLPVSESRFAETRNSLISNYRASKLGFRQILPAVRTWEYLGLTGDPRKQRFEQIQASNMETMLGFYRERITGRPKMISVVGTKNKMDMEALSKAGTIREVALDEIFVK
- a CDS encoding class I SAM-dependent methyltransferase, which translates into the protein MPFRSMLIAGLVSMAGLSAYVYAGDEAAKAERKPAPVMSHEGVDWLERPERDKEEQPDVVLKAMSLRDGNVVVDLGCGSGYFSRRLAKSVAPSGKVYAVDIQAEFLEELKKRCKQEDITNVEPVLGTEDDPKVAPGIADWVLLVDVYHEFQQPSAMLAKIHALLKPEGRVALVEYRLEGDSANHIKLEHRMSVEQVTREWKAAGFVLAQLIESLPSQHLFLFKKAAAPSQ
- a CDS encoding MoxR family ATPase: MHSRTELVFRGTDRYYLDPELASVVNISLAMEKPLLLTGEAGTGKTQLALEVARALGMNTEILRAKSTIKGEEACYTQDTVLRLNDARFGTGTTGRNVDRFFDYVIWGPIGRAFLADTKVVLLLDEIDKTESDVQDNLLDILDECQFTIREVNETIKARVRPAIFITSNAKRELSDPFLRRCYCHHIAFPSPEQMLEIVKLHYPRTNAGLMEAAITIFYELRERGFEKPPATSELLNWIGALEHTGLRPDPKNPPLIGVLLKRAGDIQSFRDGGRSRRFA
- a CDS encoding glycosyltransferase family 2 protein, translated to MSAQAPERAVKPGISVFYPFYNDWGTMGSMVLLTLETVERLGVEYDVTIVNDGSHDPRNRAVLDEIERRFPSVRVLHHEKNRGYGGALRSGFAAGTREWIFYTDGDAQYDVRELEELYKQAGPEVDLVQGYKIARGDPLHRIVIGRIYHHFVRLIFGIRVRDTDCDFRLLRRSMFDDFTLESDSGTICVELMFRIKKGGYRIVEVPVHHFQRAHGRSQFFNFPRLARTLRQLVQLWFKLVVFGK